From Salvelinus namaycush isolate Seneca chromosome 27, SaNama_1.0, whole genome shotgun sequence, the proteins below share one genomic window:
- the LOC120022467 gene encoding proline-rich transmembrane protein 1-like: MSQPMQQIQPPPYLPSQDPNTGQQHSNMQHLNMQHLNMQHLNMQHPNMQHPNMQHPNMGPPPSCGPQPNYPPPPPPPGSDGYQETQFHNGSYGHPGAPQGYTVQTQGPGGGVPHAPVGYFQPGYPLQLQPCTAYVPVYPMASGQPYQGMPQGQMGMQMPHGIALMEPRRPPHDYLPIAVLTTVCCFWPTGIIAIIKAVQVRTAVARGDMVTAEIASREARNFSFISLAVGIASIVLCTILTVVVIIASQHHDDDWEP; encoded by the exons ATGTCCCAACCCATGCAGCAAATACAGCCCCCTCCATACCTCCCCTCCCAGGACCCTAACACGGGCCAACAACACTCCAACATGCAGCACCTCAACATGCAGCACCTCAACATGCAGCACCTCAACATGCAGCACCCCAACATGCAGCACCCCAACATGCAGCACCCCAACATGGGCCCTCCGCCCAGCTGTGGCCCCCAGCCCAACTACCCCCCTCCACCCCCGCCCCCTGGCTCCGATGGCTACCAGGAGACCCAGTTCCACAATGGCTCCTATGGACACCCAGGGGCCCCACAGGGCTACACAGTCCAGACCCAGGGCCCGGGAGGGGGGGTCCCACACGCCCCTGTAGGGTATTTTCAACCAGGATACCCTCTCCAGCTGCAGCCCTGCACAGCCTATGTTCCTGTCTACCCCATGGCGTCG GGACAGCCCTACCAGGGGATGCCCCAGGGTCAGATGGGCATGCAGATGCCCCATGGCATCGCCCTGATGGAGCCCCGGCGCCCGCCTCACGACTACCTGCCAATCGCTGTGCTCACCACCGTCTGCTGCTTCTGGCCCACAGGAATCATAGCCATCATCAAGGCAGTACAG gtgCGTACAGCAGTGGCCAGGGGTGACATGGTGACGGCAGAGATAGCGTCCCGCGAAGCGCGTAACTTCTCCTTCATCAGCCTGGCGGTGGGCATTGCCTCCATCGTCCTGTGTACCATCCTCACCGTGGTAGTCATCATCGCCTCCCAACACCATGACGATGACTGGGAACCCTAA